The Belonocnema kinseyi isolate 2016_QV_RU_SX_M_011 chromosome 2, B_treatae_v1, whole genome shotgun sequence nucleotide sequence atctctgattgaatatcatttttgtacagcatattacaatattaaatttttggttgaaaaatgatctagtttagttgaaattgcttgtttaaacaaaaaataattttcttgcttgggaattaatttttttggttgaaaatttaatacgtctagataaagattaatcttttcagttgtaattttatatttttgtttaaaatagaaccattccagttcaaaattcatcatttcagtttaaacttCATTACTTATTCTAAAACTGTAATCTTGGATGAAcaagtatcttttttagttgaaaactcgtcttttttgtttaaaattcaaccactgCAGTTAAAGAATAATCGCTTTGacggaaaatgtaactgttccaattgaatatttgataatgttattaaaaattcatctttttggttgaaaatcaacttttttcttgaaaactcatatattggggttaaaatatcaattttttgggtagaaaattcgtctttctagttcgaaaattcaacagtttagttcaattttttagttcttaactgaaaaatgtttcttagttTGAGATTCAagacacttttttgtagaaaattaatattcatttaaaattcagttagTTGATGGAAAATTAGCTGTTTGTTAagctcatattttttggttgaaaattcaactgttttatagacaattcttcatttctgttaaaaattcaccttttttgtttaaaattcaaccactgcagttaaagaattatcattttaacggaaaatgtaactgtttcaattgaatatttgatcattttatttaaaaattattctttttggttgaaaatcaactttttcaactgaaaatttaactgttctatgttgaaaattcatttttttccttcaatattcaactatttcaattgaagatttataattcaagtagaataattgaattttcaacaagatagatcaatttttaaccaaatagttgcattttcaattaaaaaagattattttcaaagaaaaaatatgaaatcttaaacaaatagttgcattttcaactaaaaaatatcaattttcaaccaaatagtttaatttttaactggaaaatatcagattttaacgaaaaatgaaatagttaaattttcatttaaaaaaaactaattttccacactaaaaatttaagccaaagtgattaataataataaatattttactaaataatgaaataataaatattcaattcgaatagattaattttaaatcaaaaacagaaatttttgacaagcgtttaaatttcaacaacgaaaaaaaaaactaattttcagctaaaatgatgagtATTTTATtagaatgcttaaattttcaatgaaaaagattacttttctacaaaaaaaaaaaaattcaactaaaccaattttcaaagaaacaatttCATGTCTACtcaaaagatctatttttaacaacaaaaaaaaaacgaattttcaaaatggatCTTTTGAGtagaaataaaactgtttttttgaaattggttaatctttttcattgaaaatgtaagcattccaattaaatattcatcgttttagctgaaaattagttgtctttttttttggtagaaatttaaactcttGTCAGAAATAcatgtttttcattgaatatttattatttagtaaaatattaattattattcatcgCTTTGGCTTACATTTTTTgtgtgggaaattaattttttaaactgaaaatttaacaatttaatttttggtcgaaaactgatattttccagttaaaaattccactatttgattgggatttcatattttttcttgaaaaatcgtcttttttattgaaaattaatctttttacttgataattcatctatcttgatgaaaattcaattattttacttgaaaagttaggaattagGAGCagcttaaattgaatttaatatagtacgaTGAAAAATTTGAGATATATGGAAAacaacctggaattgtcagggaatttttttccaagatttgaGTAGGCACCCTCTATGAAGAAGAAACAAGATTAACAAATTCCTTTCAGGTCTTGTTCGTGACGATCAATGCCGACGAAGCCGACCACGAGCGTCTTCTTGAATTCTTCGGAATGAAGAAGGAAGATGTTCCCACTATGCGTCTCATCAAGCTGGAAGAAGATATGGCCAAATACAAGCCAGAAAACCCAGAAATCACGAGCGAAAACGTCTTGGAATTCGTCACTGCATTCACTGAAGGAAAACTGAAGAGGCACTTGCTCACCCAAGACTTGCCCGAGGACTGGGACAAAACCCCCGTCAAAACTCTCGTCGGAACCAACTTCCGTGACATTGCATTCAACAAAGAAAAGAACGTCCTCGTCGAATTCTACGCTCCATGGTGTGGTCACTGCAAGCAACTTGTTCCCATTTATGATGCtgtaagttttcagtttaaagaaaaaagaggaatattTCAGGattgaatttgaaagtattttttcactgactctttttttttttcttattgcagCTTGGTGAGAAGTTCAAGGACAGCGAGACTATTGTGATTGCAAAGATGGACGCCACTGCCAATGAATTAGATGATATCAAAATCAGCAGCTTCCCAACTATCACGCTTTATAAGAAAGACACGAATGAGGCTGTTGAATACAACGGTGAGAGAACACTTGAGGGTCTAGTCAAGTTCCTTGAATCTGACGGTACTTACGGACAGGCCGCTGAAGaggtaatatttaatttcaaattattattttttttttatcaacgtATCTTTTAGTTATTCATTTAGTTTTCCGTTTTACGTATTTCCTTTTAGTAGCAGCGGTAAACCTAAATTGAGCTAAAATCGTTTgtgaaatatgacattttttataatctttgaagtcttcatgaaattattgaaatctcggaaattttataaaatttgacattgttgtgaaatttttatgaaatttgagttttttttaaatctttctgaaattattgtgaaatttttcgagacctttgaaatctttgtaaaatctgttCAGACTTCACATACTGATttgatagaacccaataagaacatccaatcatttttggttaaatgtcattctttttggttcacaagtctaatattatatttttggtccaaaGTTCAtattgtttagataaaaattctactgcttgtTTAGAAATGtcattagtttgttgaaaattcaacaattttattaaattcatctattttggttgaaaattcaactgttgttgaaaaatcatctatttgagttgaaagttcaactaattcagtagaaatttaatgttaatatatatattattttggttgaaaattcgtcattttttttgttgaattcaactgtttttgattccaaattaaaatctttctttgcttgaaaatgcaatgtttttgtagaaaattcatcaatttggttcaaaatcaacgttttgttgaaaactcatatttggtttcaaatctgcaactgttttgtagaaaaatcgtctttttggtttgaaaattcaacagtttatcttttttttttaatttaattttttgttgcaaattcagaatctatctcttttagttaaaaattctactatttggttaaaatataatcattttgttgacaattcaactattttgttcaaaagtaatatttttcatcgaaaattcaactgtttttttttactttcgtctttttggatagaaaattccttcttttgcatactttattgaaaaatctttattagttggaaattcaatacactttttgtagaaaattcgtcttttttgcttgaaattctaacagtttagcagaaaattaaactatttggcagaaaaaggtactgtttcgttgaaaattaactatttttttgaaaatgtaccttttttagtttaaaattcaactaaatggtttaaaatttatgtattttgtcgcaatttaactattttattaaagacatttatttttgtcaaaacgtCAAGCGTGTTattgaaaatacatcaattagggttgaaagttcaactaatttggtagaaatttaatcttttatggttttatccaactgtttggttgaaaattaattggttttgtatgatgattcaactattttggttgaaaatttgttgtttttttttttaatttaactgttttggattccagattaaaccatttttttagttgaaaatgcaacatttctgTAAGAAAgttatctatttgattgaaaatcaacttttttcttgaaaactcatatattggggttaaaatatcaaatttttttgtagaaaattcgtatttttggcttgaaatttgtatagtttgatagaaaattaaactatttgagagAAAATGGTACTGGTGCgctgaaaactaaacttttaaattgagaattaattattaaattgaaaatgtatattttctagtttaaaattcaactaaattggtttaaaattcaactattcattccGTTAGTCAATGAAtccaatattttgttttaaattcgtcttttttggttaaattaagcTGGTTGAACATTcagctttcttggttgaaaatgaacttttttgtcgaaaatttaacttttaggattgaaaatgcaactgtttgtgtttgacatttaatcttttatgttggaaaattctactgtttgattaaaaatttaattattttgttgaaaattcatctattcggattgaaagttcaactaatttggtagacatttaatctttttgagttattttttgccttgatgcaactatttggtggaaaattaatttctttcgtttgaggatttaaccattttggttgaaaattcgtcttttttggttgatatcaactgtttttgattccagattaactattttgttgaaaatttatcttttttagttcaaaattcaactaagtgTTGtagaattgatgtattttgtcgaagatttgtgtttttttaggaaaattaatcttggttgaaaattcaactattttgttgcaaattaatttcttttggtggaaattcaaactgttttagtttaaatttcaactgtttgattgaaaataaataggttttgattgacgattcaactatttgattgaaaattaaactattttgggagcaaatttaactatttgcttgaaaattcagacattcatttagaaattttactatttgatagaaaattaacttttttgttgaaattttatattttagggttgaaaattaatcgttttatcttgacaatttaactactttgttaaaaatgcatttttaaggtgtaacctctttgatagaaaattaacttttttgttgaaattttatattttagggttgaaaattaatcgttttatcttgacaatttaactactttgttaaaaatgcattttttaaggtGTAacctctttgatagaaaattaaactactttatataaaattccttttttgtgtaTTCCGTTAGTCAATgcatcaattattttgttgaaaattcttttttttttaaattcgtctgtttaaaaattcagcttttttggttgaaaattaacttttttatcgaaaatttaacttttaagattaaaaatgcaaacgtttcgtgttcaaatatcaactgtgttgtagaaaattcgtccttttgatttgaaattttaacaatttgatataaaattaaagggtttcactgaaaatgaaatattttgttgataatttatttttttcacttcaaaattcaactaagtggtttaaaattgatgtattttgtctaagatttgtgtttttttgtaaggaaaattaatcttcttgcctgaaaattcaactattttgttgaaaattaatctattttggtagcAACTCAAATTTTGTTAAGTTTAAATGATAACtgtggtttaaaatgaattttttttggttgagaatttaactagtttttttggaaattaaactattttgggagcaaatttaactatttgcttgaaaattcagacattcatttagaaattttactatttgatagaaaattaactttttgttgaaattttatattttagggttgaaaattaaattgtactgcagaaaattaatctttttagcttgaaaattaaactatttggttgcaaatttaactactttgttaaaaatgcatttttaatatgtgacctctttagtagaaaattgaaactactttatataaaatgacttttttgtttattCCGTTAGTCGAAGCAtcaactattttatataaaattctttttttctggttaaattcatctgtttgaaaaatcagcgttcttggttgaaaatgaactttcctgtcgaaaatacaacttttagaattgaaataGCAACTATTTGTGGtggaagtttaatcttttttgtttgaaaatttatttttgctgtttgacaatttaactattttgttgaaaatttagttactttgttgtaaatgcaattattttgttaaaataatatttttggtttgaaagttgtactgttttgttgcaaattcgaccatttggttaaaaattcaactatatggttctaaatgcaactatttgataaaaatttttatgttttctcaAGAGTGATTGGAGCAAAAGTTCCAATTCGAGTTCTACCGCTGCTATTTATTTCAAactcagataaataaaaaataaaagtcagtAATTAGCGTGATAAATtcatttctctaaattaaaaatttgttttcaggtCCAAGAGGAAGATGAGGACGATGATGTACCTCGAAAGGACGAGTTGTAAAAAATCACCTCTGACAATAATTCTCATTCGCCCTTTCTCTTCGTATCGACGAGTTCCACAACATTTATTTCGAGCGGACAGATAGTATGTTTGACACTCGTCTGCGAAACTTACATTCAGCAGAATAAATCGTCGCATACAATCAGTTTTTCATCGATTCCATCTCGCTCGGGGCCTTCGCGCAGTAAAGGGTACAAATTGAATTTCGTCTATTAGACTTAAACCTAGAGTGCATTTCATGAAGAGTGCAGAGACCTCGAGTGACGTCAATCCATTTCGATAAATACACATGTGCAACGCATCATTTCTTTCCCCGAGATTAAGACAGTTTGGAGCAGTGTTCGTTTAGGGAAAAATTTGGATTGCAAGGCGATCAAATCGCTGATTATTTGCGTTACTTTCACTCAACATGATACGGCGATTCGATCGACGTACCCAAAGTGTACTTACGCCGCTCTTCCAGAATAGttgttttttctattaattattttagccgGTTTagtgactttttttctttttcttttttttttttttgtttacttgtACTCGTGATCTGAACAGAttaaaactgaattaatataaTAAGTAATGTGGAATGTGCAAAAATGTTTAGGGTAAGGTTCCTCCGTAGCCctgtatgatttttatttttgtataaaacgaCGCTTTTTGTAAGGATATTGTGTCGTGAGTCCCGTCAATAATTTTAGGTTGGGAGAGAATACGATTGCAGGGGTGCTGCAAGACGGGTATCTTtgtatatttacaattccatctaCAGCATTTCGTTTTACAATGGTtgttatttaagaagatttttagaCTAGGGTGCGGTTCGGCCAAACTCCTAGTTTTACCGACTGAGactttaggaaattttaacgtgAAGGAAGTGAAGAAAAAACGCGTAAAGAATCATATCTTTAagtcattattatatattaattattcttaatatataaatattattctacATTTCTGAGTATTAATTTGATTCCTTTTCTCCCAGAAGCGGGTTAACATTTTGAATACTAGGATATCGcttttttgaatgataattatGTTTTCTCGTGGAAATTTatgcttaattatttatttttaatcagaatattAGTGGCGAAACTGACGAGGAAATGCAAGGTCTAGATCTGAAACCTTTACAAAATTTTGTGCAGCGAGTAATAGTTTTATCAGAAGAGACGAAAAGTGTTCTACAATCAGACTGTGATGAGGCAAGATTTGCTCTAAAATCCTGGCCGAATGAAGCGACCGTACATAAAGAAATGGATAAAATATGCACGTGCAATGCAGTAAGACATTTTTCCTTTTGCGAGGGTTGTTACAAGATCTGGAAAAACtatgacatttgaaaaaaaagtcgTGGAATTTTTTTAGTCTCGCCTATCgcaaaatcttaataattattttagtactttatggcgaataaagatttttttactaataattataattcagtGGCCACTGATCGGGAATTAGcctggaattaatattttttggttaaaattttattatttgcataaaaatataattctttcttgaaaattcaacgcctTTTCGTATAGAAAAccttttggatttcaaattcCTCTTTATGGTAGAAACTTaactttatagttttttttttgtttgaaaaattatatttttaatttataattcacaattttggttaaaaattgtactatttgattaaaaatgtactcattttgttgcgaattcttttattttcttaaaaagtcatcttttttagttgaatttaaaaaagtttggttatgcattcgtttttttggcttgaaaattcttccttttagcttataaattcatctttttggttgaagtttcattttattcatttgtattaaaaatccctttattttgttagaaatttgatcttttcaggtaaaaaaattcatctgctttggttgagaattcaactcttttttttttattttatcattcttttttgaaagttaacttttttgttacaaattcaggATTTATCCCTTTTGATTAAATCTACTGTTCggttttaataaaatgatttttctgacaattcaactatttcgttaaaatttcatattttccgtagaaaattcaactgttttttttttagtttcgtctttttggatagaaaattcttactttttcattaaaaattcatctttttgggagaaattttatttttttcagattaacctattttttaatttatatttattgatctcggtttggttggaaattcacctgttatggttaaaaattctaatattttgttaaaaatttaattactttattaaaaaatttactattttgttcaaaatatatattttttgtcgaaaatgcaacttttttactTTCATCtttatgggtagaaaatttatttttttcggattcaccttttttgaaattcgtatttattgatcttgatttggttgaaaattcatcttttagggttgaaagttaattctttataATTGGAAAGCCTGTTATCATATTTTTGATCCGCAATTTATCTCTTTTCGctttgaaattctactatttggttgacaatttattttgcggcaaaatcaataatttttataaaaaatcatctcttggttaaaaattcgaatatttgcttaaaaatttaatcatttaattgcaacttcaactatttgcttaaaaagacatgttttttgtcgaaacttaaacttttttacatttatcgttttgattagaaaattcaattattaaaaaaaaatcaaatctttgttgaaaattttattattttattgaaaattgaactattttgttaataaaaaaacatattttttgtcgaaaattaaacttttttcacatttatctttttggataagaaaattcttcagtttggaataaaaattcacctttatgggtagaaatttgatttttttcggattcacctttttttttgaattcgtatttcttgattgaaaattagttttttgttgggaattcaatAGCCttctaaaaatagtatttttcttgaattttaaactattttgttaaaaaatcatattttatggttacaaatttaattactttatttaaaatttaactattttttaaaaaacttatcatttttgtcgaaaattgaactagtttgtagaaaattcttattttttatagaaaattcattcttttgaatttaaaatttaactgcctaAAAGATTCGTATTTTGGGCTTGAAATTccatcatttggttgaaaattcatcttcgtaggttgaacattcaaatatttggttaaaaatccaactttttattgaaaattcgtctcttttactttaaagttcaatgagattattgtaaattcaactatttgggtgaaaataattgtttttcgttaaaaattcatctttcttgattacaaatgaacttttttgggcgaaaattcaccttttcaggtttaaaagtcaaatgttttataATAGGTTCGACTTTTTAGCaagaaaacttaactgtttttgttaaaaaaactcgtctttttgggctgaaaatgcattatatttcgacttgaaattttcGGAATATGGAACCAtacttttgagttttaaaatgtccaattattttcaatgtttataacaTAAAGCAATTTATTACTTTTGAATAATTGttcatataattgtttaaaattcaacctggaaaaaatatcagttttaccGTAAAACCCAGAAAAacgcttggaatttttttattaattttgagtggCCACCCTGTAAATCCCTGCAAATCCAgatttttgttgcattttaagAAATGTTGAAACTGGACTTTTGTAGCGACcgttttaataaattcaaattaataaatataaattgaatacattttcttttatcaGACGGAGTTGGACGATCAGCTGCAAATTAACGATATCGATAGGTCAATTTTACAAAGGCAAGAGCTGAAGGAaaagttgaaaactaatctcttgAGGGAACGAAGTCGAACTCGTAAACCTGATGTTCGGGAAATTTATATGCCCAAATCGAAAAGCTTAACTCGGTCGAAGCGAAGCAGCTCAAAATCGCAGTCAAGATTGGAAAGTAGGCAAGAGAGCAGATCTAAAATAACGAGTGAAAAAATTTCGGATGAAAATAATCCTCGGGAAACGAAGCAAAGGTCTTCTTCTAGCATTCGGCAGATTGAAGTTGGCTCGAAATCTTCCAGTATGGTCAATAAAAAACTGCCTCAATTATCACGAAATGGttctaaagttaatttaaaaactggatCGCAAACAAATTACGTTCTTGCTAATAAGCagaattttattaagaataaaaaaccCTCCGAAAAGAACAATCTTCTTCCTCCTTTAGTGAGAACAGATTCGACGATATCTGACGAATTTATTAAGGTAATATACACtggtattatattattatcagcattattattatattatttgattttaaaacttttacactttttattaaagtgaacaaactttttcttatgtattttatatttttttcagaattataaaatacaCCAAagtcgaaaataaaactttttatatttctctTCTCGCATGGAAGATTCGtccttttgcaataaaaattaatcatttttgataaaactgtgatatttttggtttaaattattcatcttttttgaccgaaaattcaactaattttttgtagCTTGAAACATTTTAACGAATTCCTTGAACTTGCACTAAATTCAATGCATCTTTTttgggttttcaatttttttttattcttcttgaagatttttcaattcaccttgaattcATATGGATTGTATCACACTCTTTCTTCACTAATTCTATTCACCCTCATTTGTCtgaattcaatggaatttttttggattgtaaatattttgttccattcactggatttatttttaatttacctctGTTTCgtcgaattcttctaaattcactccaattttactgtgatcactaaaatatttcaggttttaaaaatttgtttcaattaatttaaattcatttgaaattcaccctaaatttgtattatttatcctgaattctcttaaatttgttaattgcgtaattaatttagaattcatcctcaatttatattaatttatcttgcattctcttaaaatttttcaaattctcttgatttttttttatttactctatattttgtggaatttacttgaattcttttaaattcactcaattctactctaTTCATTGAATATTGTTGTATTTTTCTCCATTCATTCcgaattgaatgatttcaatgaaatttttaatttttttttcaatccacTTGAACTTTTATGAATTCAgtcgaatttttctcattttccttatatttctctaaattcactcgaactttatttaattcgttgtttttttttcagttcacttaaattctgttaaattcgtCGTGGGTTCCGTTCACGCCATTTTACTGAATTCGATggaatttgtttctattttttaaattttgttaaggtatattctttcaaattcttatgaaattcatcaaagtctcttgaattccattaaattcttctaaattcattccaattatactgaaaacagtgaaacattttgaattttttcaactcataATATTAATCTGGAATTCCCCCTTAGTTATTATTGATttatcatgaattctttgaaattgttttgaattctttagaattttattgtttttactcGTTCttgctgaaatcttttgaattcattcgaatttttccaaattcactgaattaaatagagttacatttttaatagtttttatttatttatacttaagCCTTTTAAGcttaccttgaattcttaggcctTCAACAAATTCTTTTAgattcccttgaattcttctaaaattactTCGATTCTActgaattaaatggaattttaaaaaatccagtctcgatttttatgaatttcacctAATTCTTTTCATTTCCCTTAGTTCCTCTAAACTCACTCTAATTTTAGTAAATTCATTGTTTTATGTTTTGAATTACTCCCGAATTCGTTCAAATTTACCTTGAATAggttcaaatagtttaaaattatttaaatctgtatgtttctgattaaaaatttttgaatttgatattCTTTATATGTATGTGTGAAATTgtctaataatttataaactttcgatctgaaattatttcattttggaaattttcaatgaaaaactgcttttaattttaagaagaagaaaaatggaaaaagttatgacaattctttaaaagtattcCCAATGGGAATACTCTATGGGTTAAATAATAGAGAATCAACCATATGGGTTAAGGATTAAAGAAATTTGGCGAATGTTTAGTAGATACAGTTTTTAGTATAGTACAAAAATGAACGAAATTAATTTATCTaagttgccatttttttaaatgtaaaaaatcagtttttttttaaatttagttaattgtacttaaaatttcttct carries:
- the LOC117182750 gene encoding uncharacterized protein LOC117182750 yields the protein MFRNISGETDEEMQGLDLKPLQNFVQRVIVLSEETKSVLQSDCDEARFALKSWPNEATVHKEMDKICTCNATELDDQLQINDIDRSILQRQELKEKLKTNLLRERSRTRKPDVREIYMPKSKSLTRSKRSSSKSQSRLESRQESRSKITSEKISDENNPRETKQRSSSSIRQIEVGSKSSSMVNKKLPQLSRNGSKVNLKTGSQTNYVLANKQNFIKNKKPSEKNNLLPPLVRTDSTISDEFIKMQIQNPPKIIDERPLRNGNCSFHGNNANTKTVRSVDAVEGLDRHGVPSSLVKVLKVYHSYLKIHHSETESRDKRSKEASAKFLIEFNNMCSQREQTISKSEKIPPLVKGFIEILGGLYDRDKNRSERHKKI